The Nitrospira sp. genome includes the window TTTTTAATTTTGGCGACGAGCGACTGAATCTGAAGGGCCGATGGTTCTGTGCCCGATTGGGCTTGAATCGTGGCCACAATGTCGAACCCGAACCGTCTAGCCAGATAGGGCCAGGCCGGATGGTGGGCGATAAAACGCCGATCGGTCAGCTGCTTGACTCGTTCGGACAACTCTTTCCGAAGTTGATCCAACTGTCGGAGATACTTGGCCTGGTTGTCGCGAAACTCGTTGGCATGCGCCGGGTCTAGCTTGATGAGAGTCTCCGTAATGTGACGGAGCATCGTGGCGACACTCTCCGGATCCATCCACACATGGGGATTGCCGCCGTTGGCATGCTGATGATCGCCCGGTTGGACAACCTCCAGATCGGCATGATCACGGATCAACCCGATGCCATCGGAGGTTGTGATGACAAGCAGCGAAGGGCTTCCGGCGTTCTTCACCAGGGCTGAAACCCAGATCTCTAGCCCGATGCCGACTTCAAAAAGCACCCGGGCTTTTCTGACCGCGATCAAATCACTGGGCTTCGGTGCATAGGTGTGTTCATTCTCATAGCCGCTCAGGAGGGACGTGACATGGACGTACGGACCGCCTACTTGTTGCGTGAGATCCTTCAGGACCGGGATTGTGACGACGACGTTCAAGGGGGGCAGGGAAGTTGCCAGGGCATGCGACGGCATGAACGCCACGAGGCAGCATACGGCTGTGCGAATCATTGTGAAAGACATTCGAAATAGGACAAACATGGGCGGGGACGGTAGCATCGGGGTTCTGTGATGTCAACGAATTGGTCCGACGCTCACATAAAATGGACTGGTGGCGCAATGGCTTGACCGCATGCCCGACTTCCATTAGCGTAGCGGCGGCGTCTGCGCGAGGCCTATCGAGAAAGGGAAGCAAGATTATGAAAGTGGTAGGACTGATGTCTGGTACGTCTGGTGATGGAGTTGATGCCGCACTAGTCGAGATCACGCGATCACGGAAGGGTCTGGATATACACACCATCGCCTTCCACGCATTGCCGTACCCGCGATCTCTACAACAGCGGATTCTTGCGGCCTCGGCCTCGGGGTCTGTTGCAGAAATTTGTCACTTGAATGCCTTGCTCGGCGAATGGTTTGCCAATGCGGCTCTCGGTGCGATTCGAACCGCCGGGCTTCGGCCCAAGGACATCGACTTAATCGGTTCTCATGGCCAGACGGTTCACCATTTGCCTCATGGAGTGAAGGATGCCGGGGTTGGAGCCATCCGGTCTACCCTGCAGATCGCCGAGCCTGCCGTGATTGCTGAGCGAACGGGCATTACTACGGTGGCTAACTTTCGCCCGCGTGACATCGCTGCCGGTGGCCAGGGTGCACCGTTGACTCCCGGCGTGCATGCGCTCGTGTTCCGCCATCCCCGGCGTGCACGATTGGTAGTGAATCTTGGCGGCATCAGCAACGTGACCTATCTGCCGCGCGGGAAAGGAGTGGGCGGTGTCATCGCGTTTGATACCGGTCCGGCCAATATGGTTTTGGACGGCCTCATGTACCGGGCGACGGACGGACG containing:
- a CDS encoding metal ABC transporter substrate-binding protein, encoding MIRTAVCCLVAFMPSHALATSLPPLNVVVTIPVLKDLTQQVGGPYVHVTSLLSGYENEHTYAPKPSDLIAVRKARVLFEVGIGLEIWVSALVKNAGSPSLLVITTSDGIGLIRDHADLEVVQPGDHQHANGGNPHVWMDPESVATMLRHITETLIKLDPAHANEFRDNQAKYLRQLDQLRKELSERVKQLTDRRFIAHHPAWPYLARRFGFDIVATIQAQSGTEPSALQIQSLVAKIKKDRIKVIVSEIQLSQRIPELLAKEAKTRVIVLTTLPGGLPGTETYLDMLRYNVLQLANALEAT
- a CDS encoding anhydro-N-acetylmuramic acid kinase, with the translated sequence MKVVGLMSGTSGDGVDAALVEITRSRKGLDIHTIAFHALPYPRSLQQRILAASASGSVAEICHLNALLGEWFANAALGAIRTAGLRPKDIDLIGSHGQTVHHLPHGVKDAGVGAIRSTLQIAEPAVIAERTGITTVANFRPRDIAAGGQGAPLTPGVHALVFRHPRRARLVVNLGGISNVTYLPRGKGVGGVIAFDTGPANMVLDGLMYRATDGRVSMDRDGRLASRGKPDGRLLTKLLAHPYLSKHPPKSTGRELFGAPMVEELLAIQEARQLSIETLLATCSRWTAESVGTARRWIHGGIDEVIVGGGGVRNRAIMTHLADVFSPAPVTTFDAIGWDSKAFEAVAFAILAYQTVMDQCGNVPAVTGASHLALLGCIVPGGPGWMRRLKISS